The DNA window AATCCCCTTGACCCATAGAAAATGTTTCAACCCATCGTTTTACAAGGAGTCAAGGTCCATGAAAATCCGTCCGTTGCATGATCGGGTGATCATCAAGCGCATGGAAGAGGAGCGCACCAGCCCCGGCGGCATCGTGATCCCCGACAGTGCTGCTGAAAAACCCATTCGCGGTGAAGTCGTCGCCGTTGGTAAAGGCAAAATTCTGGAGAGTGGTGAAACACGCGCCCTGGATTTGAAAGTCGGAGACAAGGTCATGTTTGGTAAGTACTCCGGTACTGAAGTCAAGGTTGATGGCGAAGATCTGCTGGTCATGCGTGAAGAAGACGTCATGGCTGTGATCGAAGGCTAAAGCCCAGCGTACCCCCGCCAAAACAATCGATTTCAAGAGGAATAAAACGAAATGAGTGCAAAAGAAGTTCGCTTCGGTGATGACGCCCGTTCGCGCATGGTGCGTGGCGTAAATGTCCTTGCCAATGCTGTGAAAGTGACCCTCGGCCCCAAAGGCCGCAATGTGGTCCTGGAAAAATCCTTCGGTGCCCCCACAGTCACCAAAGATGGTGTGTCTGTCGCCAAAGAAATTGAGCTTGAGGACAAGTTCGAAAACATGGGTGCGCAGATGGTCAAAGAAGTCTCCTCACAGACTTCTGATGTCGCCGGTGACGGCACCACCACCGCAACCGTGCTGGCTCAGGCCATCGTTCGTGAAGGCATGAAAGCAGTCACTGCTGGCATGAACCCCATGGATCTCAAGCGCGGTATTGATAAAGCCGTGATTGCTGCTGTGGAACAGCTGGCCAAGCTTTCCAAGCCTTGCACCGACACTAAAGCCATTGCGCAGGTGGGTACCATCTCTGCCAATGCCGATGAATCTGTTGGCCGCATCATCGCCGAAGCCATGGAAAAAGTCGGCAAGGAAGGCGTGATCACCGTGGAAGAAGGTTCCTCGCTGGAGAACGCTTTGGATGTTGTCGAAGGCATGCAGTTCGACCGTGGTTACCTGTCGCCGTACTTTGTTAACAACCAGCAGAACATGAGCGCTGAGTTGGACGATTGCTTTGTGCTGCTGCACGACAAGAAAATCTCCAATATCCGCGAATTGCTGCCTGTGTTGGAAGGCGTGGCCAAGTCTGGCAAGCCGTTGCTGATCATCGCTGAAGACATCGAAGGCGAAGCACTGGCTACTTTGGTGGTCAACAGCATTCGTGGCATTGTTAAAGTTGCCGCCGTTAAGGCGCCGGGCTTTGGTGATCGTCGCAAAGCCATGCTGCAGGACATCGCCATTCTTACTGGTGGTCAGGTCATCTCTGAAGAAGTGGGTCTGTCGCTGGAAAAAGCCTCAATCGAAGATCTCGGTCAGGCCAAGCGCATTGTGGTCACCAAGGAAAACAGCACCATTATTGATGGCGCTGGTAGCCCTGCTGATATCAAGGCGCGCGTCGAGCAGATTCGTGCTCAGATCGAGGAAGCGACCTCCGACTACGACAAGGAAAAGCTGCAAGAGCGTGTTGCTAAGCTCGCTGGCGGTGTGGCCGTGATCAAAGTTGGTGCCGCAACCGAAGTCGAAATGAAAGAGAAGAAAGCCCGTGTGGAAGATGCGCTGCATGCAACCCGCGCAGCTGTGGAAGAAGGTGTGGTTCCTGGTGGTGGTGTTGCTTTGGTACGTGCTTTGGAAGCCATGGGCAAGCTCAAGGGCAGCAATCACGATCAGGACATGGGTATCGCCATCGCCATCCGTGCGATGGAAGAGC is part of the Ectothiorhodosinus mongolicus genome and encodes:
- the groL gene encoding chaperonin GroEL (60 kDa chaperone family; promotes refolding of misfolded polypeptides especially under stressful conditions; forms two stacked rings of heptamers to form a barrel-shaped 14mer; ends can be capped by GroES; misfolded proteins enter the barrel where they are refolded when GroES binds), whose amino-acid sequence is MSAKEVRFGDDARSRMVRGVNVLANAVKVTLGPKGRNVVLEKSFGAPTVTKDGVSVAKEIELEDKFENMGAQMVKEVSSQTSDVAGDGTTTATVLAQAIVREGMKAVTAGMNPMDLKRGIDKAVIAAVEQLAKLSKPCTDTKAIAQVGTISANADESVGRIIAEAMEKVGKEGVITVEEGSSLENALDVVEGMQFDRGYLSPYFVNNQQNMSAELDDCFVLLHDKKISNIRELLPVLEGVAKSGKPLLIIAEDIEGEALATLVVNSIRGIVKVAAVKAPGFGDRRKAMLQDIAILTGGQVISEEVGLSLEKASIEDLGQAKRIVVTKENSTIIDGAGSPADIKARVEQIRAQIEEATSDYDKEKLQERVAKLAGGVAVIKVGAATEVEMKEKKARVEDALHATRAAVEEGVVPGGGVALVRALEAMGKLKGSNHDQDMGIAIAIRAMEEPLRQIVSNCGEEPAVVMNSVRELKDSHGYNAASGEYGDMIEMGILDPTKVTRTALQNAASVAGLIITTEAMVAEKPKKEEPAAPGGMGDMGGMGGMGMM
- the groES gene encoding co-chaperone GroES, which translates into the protein MKIRPLHDRVIIKRMEEERTSPGGIVIPDSAAEKPIRGEVVAVGKGKILESGETRALDLKVGDKVMFGKYSGTEVKVDGEDLLVMREEDVMAVIEG